Part of the Archocentrus centrarchus isolate MPI-CPG fArcCen1 chromosome 4, fArcCen1, whole genome shotgun sequence genome is shown below.
TGCAGACACAAAGCTGTCACACAAACCCAGTCTGTGTATTAAAGCCTTGATGGGCGATTTATAAATCAAGCATTGGGACACATAAATTGAAGCTTTATGGAATCATTGAAACCTGTCTgttagctctgtgtgtgtgtctgtatctgtgtctgtgtgtgttgcctTCAGCGATGAATACAGGACTCATTAGAATTGCTGTCATGTTGCAGCACAGCCTGCAGCATTTTATCTAAAGCACAGTGGAACAACCAGTCACATTTCAGTATCTAGGAGAACCACTCAAGAATAAAAAAGACTCCTAAATAGCTCTGTTACCTGTTTGGCCTGTTGCGATGTTTGAAAACGTTCTTCAGAGGGGAAAATCAGCATGGAACCAGATAAAGCTGTTGCAACCTCTCCGTAAGTACTCGGGGGACTCTTTAAATAGTAATGCTCGTAAAATTCTCATCAATATAATTATTCTGGAGAAAAGGCACCAGATAAAGTTGGCTGATTtttaaaagaagacaaaaagtcTTCAGATTTACTGGCTacattttgatatattttgcaaataataatcattttacacatctgtaatttaaaaaaaaaaaagcattcctaAAGCACCTAACACTATCAACATAGGTGAAAACAATTTTTGAGTAAATGATTAAAGCTGTATTGACTTACTTTTTTGGGTacttaaacaaacagaaaaaataacactgactttatcacataaaaaaattgtGTTGTTATCAGCAAACAGCTGCCCGTTTACATTGGATATTAAATGCTATTGTGGTTTTAAACGGCATTTGCTCTGATATTTGAATTTGTTCTGGTTTCCACCTGCTAAAGAAGCTACTGAGACTTTATCCACTGTTTTGGGTGCTTGATATGCGACTTACAGTGGGGCTTTACTGGAGCTTTTTAGCTGAGAACAATGATCTGTCAGGCCTGGAAAAATTAAGGTTCAAGTGCCTGTAACCCCTACGTGGTACACCTAGTAATTTACtctatgtgtttaaaaaaaatctgcattagTGCAGGTTTTAAAGCAGGAGATTATGCCAGCAGATCTAATGACCTTTCATGAATAAAGCTATGGCTCAGTGCCAAAGGAAAGAGATGGCTTTATAATGCATGGTAGTCCAGTGCCTGTGTGCATGCATAATGTTAAAATAAACTCTGTGGCTTCTTTCTGTGAAGCCCCACCATGTGTCCCTGTGTTCAAGGTTCCAGGAAGTAGGACACATTTACCAGCACCACCACAAAGATGCATTTATGTGACTTGACTTCGCTGTCTgtcataccccccccccccccccccccccctcccagccATTTAAGCAATATCTGAACTGATTGGACTGACAATGACTTTGTATAAAGTCTCATGCAGTATTTGtactttcacattttaaatatgtaaaaataaagaaactgtgtttttatttgatgAATGGATGCATGTGATCTTTAGAGAGTCATGTTTTCCaccctttttgtgtgtgtgttgcggCATGGGCATTCTCTCCAGGCTGCTGTCATTATTATTTAGGACTCTGTACACAGTTTACACAAACTGCAGGATGTGGGCTTACACTCGGCCTTCTTTAAATTATTTGCACTGGCTGAGATTTTTCAGCGGGGTTGTTGAAAGATGAGGGACAGTAAAGTGTGTAAAAATTGCAGCccactgtgttctttttccttcagaCCACCTTCAGTTGGCTGTGTTTATAATGTCACATTGCTGTGTGGCTACAGTAGAGCTATTTTCAGTTGGCTGTTGACTTCGGGACCAGAGATGAGGTAATTCTACACAGAAGCTGAATTCGTGGATGTGTATATCCAGCAGTGTGGAGACTTTTGCCCGTCGTGAAGAGGAATGCATTGTCGCTGAGCCTCATTGCATTTCACAACACTCAGAAGGAGCAGAATTGATTGAGTTGAGTGTCCCtctaagtatgtgtgtgtgtgtgtgcgtgtgtgcgtgtgtgtgcgtgtgtgtttgtgataaaTAAGACAGTGTGAACAATGTGTGGCCTCTGGTCTTGGCAGGGCAGGATTATTTCAGTCAGTGTCATGTTGTGAGTCAGAGGGGCGTGACATTTAAATCTGGCCTGTCAAGAAagacagttttgtgtgtgtgtgtttgtgtgtatttctttGTGTTGTGGCAGCAGGGGTGAGGGTTTCTGAAAGTGAGGTCAGGTGGGGGGTATGAAAATGTTAGAAATGCCATTGCTTCTTAtactttttcactttgaaaAGGTGACTCTCCCACTTTGCATCTCTGTGGGTCTGTCtgactgtctctctgtctgtctgtctgtccctctgtctgactgtctctctgtctgtctgactgtctgtccctctgtctgACTGTCTCTCCGTCTGTCTGACTGTCTCTCtaactgtctctctgtctgtctgaatgtctgtctctctgtctttcagATAAGTTGTTTGGAAAGCGGCTGCTGCAGGCTGGAAGACACATCATGTCTCATAAGTCTTGGATGAAAACGGTGCCAACAGAGAACTGTGATGTCCTCATGACATTTGCAGGTCAATctcacgcgtgcacacacacacacacacacacacacacctgcttaTTTCTATATGCATAAGAACCCTGACTGACAACTTTTACTCTCACAGTCACAGAAATATGTCTGAAGTTAACCCTTAATGTAGAGCTACGACTAATCATTACTCACATTTTAATTtgctaattattttaaaatgtaaaaagaaatataaaaaactgTTACGCACTCAAATTCTAAAGATAAATAATGTACTACCGTGTAGGAAAAGAGGGTCATCCCCAtatttgaaagcaaataatgtatTTAACATTTTAGCTTCAAAAATGACTCATAAAATTAATCAGTTAACATATTAATTATAGTTGAATCATTTTCTGCTGACCTCCTAGCAGATAATTGAGTAACTGTGTGGCCATGCTGCTCCTATGTTCTCCTGATTTCACTCTTAAAATAATGCTGCTTTTACAGCATCATATTCATGCTGCTCCGGGACCCTCATTGCAACTGACCGGTTGTGTTGTGCTGTCACAGCTTTTTCGATTCAAGCACAGAGACCAGCAACTAATAAAGTCCACCTCCTTCTGTAGTGCGAGTAGTAGTATTAAAAAGAGACTCATTACACAGGTTGACAAGTTTAGCAGGGAAACAGGTGAAACACCCAAACCTCACCTTGGAGTCCAAAGCAGGCTTAATTGTTGAGTTATTATTTTCTGGTGCAGAGGATGTTGGAGGCAGAATGTTTTTTGGATCGTCCTTCCCGCCCCTGTTGTGATGTCCCTTGAACACCTTGAGGAAATGTATTCAGTTTTGGCAGAAACTATCACTTGGACTAAACGAAGAACTGAAGTGTTTTTTTGGGTGTTCAGAGGTCACTGTGACCTCAAGCAGGAATTCTGAAGAAATTCACACAAAAAGTGATGCCATTTTATACCCAAAAGGACAAAGGTGAAAGTTCCTTGTTGTTATCATGTTATGCAAAaatgctttcctttttttctggcCATAATTTAGGACTGTCAGTCAAGAACAGAAGGATGGATTGTAGCCACTGATGTTGGTCTGATGAAGCCTGTCTTACATGCTCACAGATTAAATTCCTTCAAAATCTTCAACACATGTGATCTGGGTCTGGACAGACATGGATGTAACCTTAAACATGACTGATTGGCAGTCGCATACAATATGACTTTTCAGTTGTAGTGACTGTCCTGGAGCGACATAAGCTATGATATCACAAGGATATCAGTTTTTATGATGCTCTAACTTTCAAATAACTGCACCAAATACAGGCTTTTTCTTTGAAGCTCGTTTGCTGTAGCATCAGTGGAAAAACGTTACCTGTTTTCTTACTCATAGTTTCATTTTCAGCGGTAAATTTAGTTTCTCGCTCTCCAGGCGAAGAAGAACGTGACGATCTTTAAAgcaggagaggggaaaaaaagctttgcTTATGTCTTCAGTAGTTACAGTAGTCAcacctccagctgctgctcagcaATAAATAGCAAAATACGGAGAGTGCTCGGCGGATCCTACACACAGCGATGCgggggtgtgaatgtgaattctTGTTttcccacttcctgtttcagatgCTACAGATGACCACACGCTACTATGGCTACTGAACCACATCCGGCTGGGAATCCCAGAACTCATCATCCAGATCCGACATCATAAGCACACTCGAGTCTACGCATTCTTCATCACAGCTACATATGAAAAGTAAGAAATCTGTCTGCTGTGAGCAACACACTGTGCAGGAGTGTGTTctcctgtttattttgttggCTGAACCTGCTGGCAGCAAACGATTATTTTCACTGTTGATTATTGAATGATTGTTTTTCAGTCAATCAGTTAGACTCTTAAGAAACCAAACTTCTTCTGAATAACTGTATCAGATCTGCTCTTATGTCCTGTTACAGGTCGtgatgttgctgctggtttaacTGTAGGTGTGAACTGAAGTTAACGAACTGCCTAATGAATAATGCCAATATTGCTTAATATCGCTTCTTCCGCTGGTGTCTTGAGGtgtagttatttttaaatgctacTACTGGAGTTGGGatgtaaaagacaaaaataacctcGCTGTTCTGTGTCGGTGTGAAGTAGCACCTCCGTTTATCATAGTTTTAAATTTAGTTGCAGCTATAGTAGGCGCAGGCAGTTGCAGCGATGCTTGGTGAATCAGCACTACTCCTCTGCTTCTGGTCTTTCAAGTTTTCCAGAGGATTTAGAGTCATGCTAACCTCTGTGAAGTGGATTTGCTGTGATTACACTTCTACTGTCACAGACTGTAGAtttgggagcaaaaaaaaaaaaaactctgaggGAATCAAGGGATGAGTCTGGGGTCACTTTAATTTCAGTGCTGACTTTGACGCATAAATACTGAGAAATACAGTCCAGGGGATCAGGGTGGCAGCTGTTCCCATACTGCATTTCACCTCTTAACAAATGTTGAATCCTCTTTGCTGActgcacatttaaacaacagGCTTATCTAAAATAAACCTTTTACCTATGAATGGAATAAGGGTAGGCAGATTGCCATcagggaaagaaaagggaaacaAGGGGCTTGACAGAGAGATAAAAAAGCAGATAAGAtttaagagagagagacaaacaggaagtggtgtGGAAGGATGGACTGAGCGCTTTCTAAAAGTGTGCCAGTGGGTTTTGGATGAAAAGCTCAAGGAAAATGCTGTGTGACCCGATCAgtcacgctctctctctcttttttttacacTCACACATGCCCGCACACAGACACCTGCTGTTAGGTTCGTTGACCTACATTTTATGTGATAGAAAGGATAACCCAGAAAGTGCTCCATCCTCTTGAGTTCTCAATGGATAATCATTCCTGGTGCATGCTGAAGCAGTGAGAATtatcttttcctctttctgtttcaTTAGGTATCTTCAGGTGTGTCATTTGTCATCATCATATGAGCTGGAATTGTGTTGTTGTAGTagctgtgtggttttttttgaaAGAGAAGCATGGCTTCGTGCggatttgtgttttattttcagaaagGCTCCTTTCATTTAATTGAAAATTGCATACTCGGCATAACACAACATTTTCTCACCTGGCATGCCATCAATTACTCATTCCGCTGCTCTGACGGGGCAATTTATAATTTGCCATTTCGTTCTGCTGAGTTTCTACATTACCTCTGACAGATATTAGCATAAAGCCTTACATGCAGCGCTCTCCATCAGCAGTATTATGTTCTTTTACAAGGTTAGCTTTGTCCACAGTTTGCCTTTGAATGCAGCTTCACAGTGAGGCTTCTTGTATTTGGAGAGGCTGCAAAAAGTGATACATTTTTTGATGAAATGAGAAAAGGGGGAATCTCATTAGGATTCCTGGCAGCAGCGGGAGCTGCACACCTCTAAAAGGCCTCCCAGTTTTTTGGCTTAGATTACTGAACAGTTGGTTTAAATAGATacaatcttattttttttccccctcacacaAGGACCTTTTATTGTGACGGTGCTGCACAGTAAGCAGTATTCAGCTGTGATACAGAAGTTCACACCTCAGATTTCTGCTGTAATCCATTAGGTGCTGTCCGTACTTCTCTGTCCTGCCCCTGCAAGTACATGGAGCTGCATGATGGATGGCTGTTATGGGCCAACATCGGCtgcacttctgtgtgtgtgcgtgcgtgcgtgcgtgcgtgcgtgcgtgcgtgcgtgcatgtgaaGACTATACATGTGAGGGCGAGGTGAGCTGTTAGCCTGTAGGGAACAGAGGGTGTGGAGCTGCATTATTATTGAGATTTCAGCACAAGGCCGCCGGGAAGGACagaaagagatggaaaaaagGATGATGGGAtagaaggagaggagaagagtgaTGGCTAAAGGTGGAGGGAGGCTGAGAGAAGACAGTGTAGGAGGGCATTATGGGAAATGAGATGAGGTTTAGACATTAGAGGAGCTGAAGGACAGCCCATTATTTTTCTTAGTAATGTGGAAAACTGGTCAAATAGAAATGATTTAGTATTATGTATAAATGTTTCCACAAGGAAGGTAACTGGTGATTATTTTTAGTGTTCAATAATCTGTCTCCCAGAGACCAAAGCAAAAGAGTTGCTTTATTTATCTTCTTACTGTGTTTAACCAGCAGTCCAAACCCACATTAATTCAAGAGAGGAATAATAAAAGACCATCTAATGAAGAATAATGAagctaaattaaaattaaaatctctGGGAATCAACAAGAGAGCGTTTGCATTAATATTCGCTACACGAGACATACAAAAAAATTTACAGGCATAAATGTTTAGAATTCATAGttggaaaaaaagacaatgcTCCATCTTGCTGTTACTATGCAATTACTCTCATTATTCCTCTTGCCGCCTACATGATGTGCAGTATAACACCCAGCAGAGTGCAACAGCTCTGGTGTCATCACGTGCTGCTTGTGGGATGTGTAGGCAATTAGAAACAAAAGGAGATTTAATTAGGGGACATTAATGCACTGCAGATCGCACAGATTAAGCATGTAGTGCGAGGGTCTGAGGctggctttaaaaaataaataaatacatgtttatGTTGTTGTGCAGTTTGCTGCGAGGTGCCGAGGAAATGGGACTGAGGAAAGCAGTGAAGCCCGAGTTTGGTGGAGGAACACGAAGCTTCTCCTGTGAGGAGGACTACATCTATGAGAACATAGAGAGCGAGCTGTGTTTCTTCACCTCGCAGGTTGGTGCGACACGCACACGTATGTGTTTTTACAGGTAACTATACCCGTGTTGAGTTTTTCTGACAttacttcctcctcctcctcctcattcaCTGCAggagaggcagagcatcattaAATACTGGCTGGACAATCTACGTGCCAAACAAGGGGAGGTGCTTCATAATATCAGCTTCCTGGAGGGCCAGCCAATCAGTAAGCTGCGTCCTTTATCTGAACGGTGTAGCTGAACGCTCTGCAATATTTGTCTTTGTTAAACAGAAAGCACATCTTCGACAGGCTCGGTTGGTTCAGGCTGTGATGCGTGTTTACTGCAGTTTGcccttttatttttctgctcctCTTCTTCCGAGTTTCTCTCTCTagccaaataaaataaatgatgtgTTTAAATAAGTTTTGTTGCTTGCTTTATTCTCTGCAGTCCCGGAGTTGAGTGCGAGAGGTGTGATCCAGCAGGTATTCCCTCTTCATGAGCAGAGGATCCTCAGTCAGCTGATGAAGTCTTGGGTCCAGGCTGTTTGTGAGAAACAGCCATTAGGTCAGTAGAACAAAGCACACTTTAACAACCACGACAGAAAGATGATCAGAAAGTGCTttttagactgttttgatcacttactttgctgttgtttttgacaCAGAGATTATGACAAAATGTTATTCTCTAATTTATCCTTACCTCTATTTTATCAACCTCATAAACAGATGATATCTGTGACTACTTTGGGGTTAAGATTGCCATGTATTTTGCCTGGCTGGGTTTCTACACCACCTCTATGTTATATCCTGCTGTGATCGGCTTTGTGCTTTGGATGCTCACCGAGTCCGATCAGGTGAGGAGAGACAAGTCTCGTGcttaaaacacattaaacatcGATAGAAAAACGATGCCACCAAATAATACATATGAACATCTGCACGTTTGTCTCAGACGAGCCGGGACATCTGCTGTGTGGTGTTCGCCCTGTTCAACGTGGTGTGGGCCACTCTGTTTCTGGAGCGGTGGAAGCGGAGGGGGGCCGAGCTGGCGTATAAGTGGGGAACGCTGGACGCGCCTGCTGAGTCATTGGAGGAACCGCGACCTCAGTTCcgggtgagagagagactgattcggtttaattcagttttatttatatagcaccagttcACAACTAGCTTtgcattgtaaggtaaagagaaTATAGCAGTCCCCTGTGAGCAAGGACTTGGCAATGCTTGGGAAGTAGACTctgcttttaacaggaagagagggACAAGGAGGGACAGCAACCTGCACTGAGTGGTTTTAAGGTTAggaggaaagagaggagaggaaagaggaaaacaaaacaaaacctacAGCTAAAGTAGACAAAACACATTATGAGCTCACTGCATCATAGAAAGCCTGAGTCTATGACAGCATATAACTAATGAGTGGTTCAggttcacctgatccagctctaaatattagctttatcaaaaaggaatgtTTTAAGGCTAATCTTAAAGGTAGAGAGAGTTTGTGTCTCCTGAGTGGGAGCTGGTTCCCCAAgagatagctgaaggctctgcttcatattttacttttaagaACTCAAGTAAGCCTGCACtatgagagcaaagtgctttcTTTATAAAGATAATACAGTAATATTCCTTCCAGCTTTCTAGCTTCTCCTCTTTAATGTTCTTTCATAttctctgcctctgtctgcAGGGAATCAAGCGCTGCAGTCCTATAACAGGATGCGAGGAGTTCTACTATCCTGCATGGCGGAGGCGTCTGTTCAGGTGGCTGGTCAGCCTGCCCATCTGTatcctctgtctctgttttgtcTTCCTGGTTATGCTCATCTGCTTTGAGCTGCAGGTCAGTCCAGCTGtcagcatctgttttttttttttttttgttgttgttgtgtcctGCTTTGATGAATGTAGCAGCAGTAAATTTATTATGGAAAAACCATCCGTGCACCActtcagtttagttttgtcAAGTTTATTTTATAGATAGACCCAAAGAACATTCTTTGATGGCTGTGCCAAGAAACCGAAAACTACAGAAAGTAACTAGTAATGCATGAACAGAGACCACGCTTTGTAATCTGGGTACACATGTGAGTGTTTATTTCTTTGGGTTTGATAAGTGAGGAgctatatttgtgtctctgcaggAGTTTGTGATGGGGATCAAGGAAATGCCTCGGCTAGCTCGCTTCATCCCCAAAATCATGCTAGCTATCACTGTGACTGCATGTGATGAGGTGTACAGGAAAATCGCCTGCTGGCTCAATGACATGGGTGAGAGCTAAGCTTCTAGACTGATAAAAACTAACAGCAGATTCAGAGACGAGTGTCGCTTACTGAAGATAATCTTCATAAAGTTGCTTTTCTTAATATTAATTACGGATCCTTAGCGATCTCTTTTgagctctacctcctgagtctCAAGCGGTTCAGCAGGTCGTCTATTAATCGGAAGGTCGGTGATTTGATCCCTAGCTCCTCTAGTCTGAGCAGGATACCGAATCCCGAGTTTCCCCCAATGCATCCATcggagtgtgtgaatgttgcttgcatgaatgtgtgtgtgtgtgtgaatggttgaatgaggcttgtagtaagaaagcactttgagtacttaaatagagtagaaaagcgctaaatAAGTACTGTTATATTTATCAGTTACTAATTAAATAATTAGTTATTAAACAATTTcactgtgttttgcatttttgaatTGTTCACCAAGCATGTTAAGAGGTGGTTTCTGTTGTGTATCCACAGAAAACTATAGACTCCAGAGTGCCTATGAGAAAAATCTCATCATCAAAATGGTTCTTGTAAGTGGCTTCCTTTACTTGGTGATGCCTCACCAGCTGAGCTGATTTATAacactgctttttttcccccaaaggaCTTCTATTTAATCACACCTGGCATTTCTTTCTCTTGCAGTTTCAGTTTGTAAATTCTTATCTCAGCCTTTTTTACATTGGATTCTACCTCAAAGACATGGAGCGCCTGAAAGAGGTAAGAAGCATCCCGGCGCTCATGTTTCAGTTCTTCTAGTGCATGCTTGCAGTCTCCACTCCTTAAATACTTACATGCACTCATTTATGTAGTCATTAATCTGCACATCCCTGCATTTGTCCATTTGTGGAAGATGCTGCTGGTGTTGTCATTGATAAGGAGTCTGCAGCGGCAGGTCCGGGTCAATCTGCTGCCTCACATCTTCCTCAAGATCAAGATGCTTATGGTGTCTGTTCCCTGGTTCTTCAGGGCTTTACTCAGCAACAAAGTATGATCTCTGTTAGTCTTGTATGTATGGAATCAATGAACAAGTTTGCCTTTTGATTCTTCGGTGAAAGCTTAAATCTCCAAATGTTGGACAACTGTTAAATGGCTGCAAGGCTGCTTTTCTTATAGCTCTATATTTTGGAGACTTGGGACTTCTAGAAGATAATGTCTGAttctttttaaagcttttttttcagtgacttATCAAATCTTAAAAACTCACCTCTTCTCCTGCTTCTTCTACTGGGTCACTTCATCTGAAGATCAGTCCTTGTTATTCCCTGTGACAGGGATTGTGGATTGCTTTCTTGGGGCTTTCTCTGCGCATATTTTGTGCGAATCATTTTTTCAATGCATCTCTCACCACTTGTCAAATGCTCCACCTTCTGGACTTTGTTCTAATCACTTAATGCCAGCAGACTTCACAGTTTTCCCAGTATAAACCAGTACTGCCCAGTTTCTCCAAATATTTGTCCGAGTTCGTTTACTTTTTGCTGAGTCAGTTAAGCTGCTTACTAGAACTACCATCCAAGGTGAACATAGGCACATGTGGCTTTTCTTGTTTCCAGTTAATGAGAGAGAAACCAGCTGTTGAGTTAAAAAGTCGAGTAAAGTACACAAAAAATCTTTAAGTTACTGACAGTTTTCTGGTGTTTTCAGCTCGGCGCGGTACGTGGATAAATCGGCACTCAGACAACAGCACCTCCTTGTCTTAGTTGCTCTAGTCTATTGACTGAAAATATGATTATATGCATGTCCTGTCAGGAATTCATTAtgctttctgtgtttgcattctGTGCTGGAGCTTGCAGCTTCTGCATAACGTATTGTGCATCAGCAGTGTTTGACCTAGAGAAATTGCTTTTAGATTAAAGGCAATAATGGATTTAAGCTTTGAGATGCTGCAGTCCCTGGAAATGTCTCAGCTCTGGGTGTATATATTATACGAATGAAGACATAATAACTGCTTGGCTTTGACTGTTAAAGCTCAATTATGGTTTAATACAACTTGATTTCTCATTTTGAGGGTTATTGCCACGATCAGGAAACAAAGCAATATTATTGCAGAAAAAGCTGAAGAAGATCACACAGGTTAAACAGATTAATTAAACACCTTTATtctgtaaaacaaaatattcactTTTTGGCAATCCTAAGGGTTTGTTTAAAACCTTTATGAAAGTCTtccccatctttttttttaataattatctTGGCTACAGTATTGTTGCAAATGGTAATGAATCCCAAAATGATAAGAGCATAGTTGTGTTAAATTATAAATTCCCTTAAAGTTAAACCTATCTTTACTTAGTGTTATGCATAATTTGTATTTCTTCTTTCTGGATTAATCTTTCAGAAACAAGGAAAGAAAGGCTTTGAGTGTTCTTGCTTATCTGTCACTGGACTCACGCATAAGATTAAAACTGTCTTACGGGAAAGGTGTAAACCGTATCATAGCTGTACTGCTTCCCATCAgttttttgaaacatgttacACACTCACAGATAAAATATTAATGCCCAGGGAACCATTCAGGTGGAGAGTTCCTCCTTATGTGATTTACCTGAGGATAGAATCTGCATACATGTCTTTTGATTTGATATATCCTCAGACCTCTGTGATAATGTCCTCTTGCTGTCTTGCTGCTCCTCCTGCGCTCTGTCCACATTTATCTCTCTGGGGGGTGTTTCTTTTAGATGCTCCAGTTACTCTGTTGTGATCTCTTAagtgctgcagctgtttttccCTTGTGTTTGTCAGATGCTGGCTACTCTACTTATCATACGCCAGTTCCTTCAAAATGTGAAGGAGGTGCTGCAGCCTTACCTGTATGAGCGTCACAAGCTGGGAGAGCTTACACTGAGAGCTGTGTGGGACCTgctgctctcagtgctgcttaAATATGCCCGGCTGGCCGCCGGAAAAGCCATGGCGTCTCCCAGTGACCAGACCATGCCAGGACCTGGACTGAGGGGTACCAGGCCTGGAGTGGGGCAGCCAGAAAGAAGGTCGCGCTCTAAGTCATtcagtcaaaataatacagttaACATTGGAATGAAATAATCATGTGCTGTAAGCTCAGATTGTTTCTGTTGCCAACAATCAGTGGTAGTGAACCATGACATTTATGTATTTGGTTGTCATTCACACCAACACTTACTGTATTAGTCACTACAAACAGAGCTGCATGGGTTCAAATTGAAAGACACTTTGTCATCCTCTGCTATTGTTCATGTACCGCATGCAGTTATGATTCATAATTATCAGAGTAAATAGACCACTGGAACATCACTGTGAGGGGTTAACATGCAGTTTGTCTGACGTTTATCTGTCTCTTCACCTGCTCTCAGGGAAAAGAAGTGTCTGAATGGGGGATGTGGAGTGCctgatgaggaggagggaggtgagAAGGATGAGGCCGACAGCGGGAGGTTCAGCGAAGGAGAGACGGAGGAGGAGAGTTTAATTGATTGTGGTTTGAAGCTGAGGAAAGTGAGCTTCATAGAGAAGGTACACTACCCTATGATGTTTATTATGATTATACCTTAGAACTTTGTTAACTTGTAGGAATCATGTTGAATGCTGatcagtgttgttgttgttaaggtGGACAGAAAGCCGGCCTGCGGTGGGCCCCCCGTGGAGAGCAGTTTTCTGGAGGAGGGAAGCCCCACTATGGTGGAAAAAGGAATGGACCCGGCGTCAGTGTTTGAAATGTGCGATGACGACGACGACAATGGCATTCATGATGTGAAGGACTCAGGTGGAAGCGGGGCTGAGGGaattaatgctgctgctggtgcaactgctgctgctgctgctccactgcCTTCTGGATCTGAGAGCAGCGCTTCACTGCGTCACAGAAGAAGAGGCCGGAGCGCAGAGAGGGCCGAGCCGAAAACGAAAAGGGAATCGTGGATGGATCCtccagaagagagagagagtaccACGCTCACCCAGGCTGAGATGGAGAGCTGCATGCAGACATATTCAGTAAGAGGAAATCTTTACTTAACCTGTACGCTCCTCACCGGATTATACTTTGCACCATTTTGAAACACTTGAAGACATCTTCCAGTGTTGTTTAACCTGGGTGTTATTCTCATATTTAGTCTGTTATTACTGTTGGAGTAGATTATAAAACCCCATGCATCCCCTACTACATGCACGATGCACACATCATTTACCATTTGAAAC
Proteins encoded:
- the ano8b gene encoding anoctamin-8 isoform X1, which codes for MPDTGTAAAGAAAAAAAAGGATTAGDGPESSRHRHRAPQGDAERPDPGSAPPQTSSGVLDKLFGKRLLQAGRHIMSHKSWMKTVPTENCDVLMTFADATDDHTLLWLLNHIRLGIPELIIQIRHHKHTRVYAFFITATYENLLRGAEEMGLRKAVKPEFGGGTRSFSCEEDYIYENIESELCFFTSQERQSIIKYWLDNLRAKQGEVLHNISFLEGQPIIPELSARGVIQQVFPLHEQRILSQLMKSWVQAVCEKQPLDDICDYFGVKIAMYFAWLGFYTTSMLYPAVIGFVLWMLTESDQTSRDICCVVFALFNVVWATLFLERWKRRGAELAYKWGTLDAPAESLEEPRPQFRGIKRCSPITGCEEFYYPAWRRRLFRWLVSLPICILCLCFVFLVMLICFELQEFVMGIKEMPRLARFIPKIMLAITVTACDEVYRKIACWLNDMENYRLQSAYEKNLIIKMVLFQFVNSYLSLFYIGFYLKDMERLKEMLLVLSLIRSLQRQVRVNLLPHIFLKIKMLMVSVPWFFRALLSNKMLATLLIIRQFLQNVKEVLQPYLYERHKLGELTLRAVWDLLLSVLLKYARLAAGKAMASPSDQTMPGPGLRGTRPGVGQPERREKKCLNGGCGVPDEEEGGEKDEADSGRFSEGETEEESLIDCGLKLRKVSFIEKVDRKPACGGPPVESSFLEEGSPTMVEKGMDPASVFEMCDDDDDNGIHDVKDSGGSGAEGINAAAGATAAAAAPLPSGSESSASLRHRRRGRSAERAEPKTKRESWMDPPEERESTTLTQAEMESCMQTYSDTFQDYQEMFVQFGYVVLFSSAFPLAAMCALINNIIEIRSDAFKLCTGLQRPFGLRVESIGQWQTAMEAMGLIAIIVNCYLIGQCGQLQRLFPWLSPEMAIISIVILEHFAILLKYIIHVAIPDIPTWVKEEMAKLDYQRREAFKKHERQAQQHYQQLQRRKREEEERQRQAEHMARRERERDDSKGDSSGDHHHDKSHGSKSRSGGGGGGSAGSDKPKRPSSLLANNNVMKLKQIIPLQSKFSSGGARSPQSPTGSEPKLPGFLSFKFLKSPENKREGAAASAAAATAVNATATAAASSSSLSGSSSQERSQSPNKAFNPGKLFNFGKSEGGTCVNGAPLPRSGEGSSSQTSERQPSRSDLNGVPEEIPSPGGEGSENGHSSDLDLAGSKI